The Thermoplasmata archaeon genome includes a window with the following:
- a CDS encoding zinc ribbon domain-containing protein, giving the protein MNCPKCAAELPAEAAYCPSCGAPRSEIDRLLWEASKAAKKAVEAGTAALDRAAKELQPTFDKAVETVRPAVDAVGKATREVAAKVRPAAENTWRTAKEVTDKTIAVVKPPVTKAARTTGAAVDRIKQKVRGAP; this is encoded by the coding sequence ATGAATTGCCCGAAATGCGCCGCGGAATTGCCCGCGGAAGCCGCGTACTGTCCGTCGTGCGGTGCGCCCCGGAGCGAGATCGACCGGCTCCTCTGGGAAGCGTCGAAGGCCGCGAAGAAGGCCGTCGAGGCCGGCACCGCCGCCCTGGATCGTGCCGCGAAGGAGCTCCAGCCGACCTTCGACAAAGCCGTAGAGACGGTCCGGCCTGCGGTCGACGCCGTCGGGAAAGCGACCCGCGAGGTCGCCGCAAAGGTGAGGCCCGCGGCCGAGAACACCTGGCGCACCGCCAAGGAAGTCACCGACAAGACGATTGCCGTCGTCAAGCCACCGGTGACCAAGGCCGCCCGGACGACCGGCGCCGCCGTCGACAGAATCAAGCAGAAGGTCCGCGGGGCGCCGTAG
- a CDS encoding class I SAM-dependent methyltransferase family protein, producing the protein MGRQTKTYGLDAVEVPQREAAAVLGGLLSIDLVDRSRRISKRGGSVLIPVRAEPEVDLSRYAARLVRDVRLPPRTPPRNPKSRLTAELAAMGVPLAFAPTKWERIGDVVLIRVPPAGRSYARKIAAAFGRVLHARTVVQDLSGIHGPLRVPSIRVLWGDGTETVHAEGGVRYALDVARVMFSAGNLAERIGVAERVPPGAVVVDLFAGIGYFSLPIAVRGRAEVVYACELNPVSFGYLRENIRRNRADKIVPLFGDCRDVAPRGIADWVLMGHFDARAYLDVAFRTLRGRGTIVYHELCPKEQYPDGLTRRLAAAARAHWMRVSAIRTRIVKSYAPGIVHSTAEVDVTPQTRTTASERHK; encoded by the coding sequence ATGGGGAGGCAGACGAAGACGTACGGCCTGGACGCGGTCGAGGTCCCCCAGCGGGAGGCCGCTGCGGTTCTGGGTGGGCTCTTGTCAATCGACCTTGTCGACCGATCGCGACGGATTTCGAAACGCGGCGGGTCGGTCCTCATCCCAGTCCGTGCGGAACCGGAAGTCGACCTCTCGCGGTACGCCGCTCGACTTGTCCGTGACGTCCGTCTGCCTCCCCGGACCCCGCCACGCAACCCGAAATCGCGCCTGACGGCTGAATTGGCGGCAATGGGAGTCCCGCTTGCGTTTGCCCCGACGAAATGGGAGCGAATCGGGGACGTCGTTCTGATCCGAGTGCCTCCCGCGGGGCGGTCCTATGCGCGGAAGATCGCGGCGGCGTTCGGCCGGGTGCTGCACGCGCGCACGGTCGTCCAGGACCTCTCCGGGATCCACGGCCCTCTTCGCGTCCCGTCGATTCGGGTGTTGTGGGGAGACGGGACCGAGACCGTGCACGCCGAGGGAGGCGTCCGATACGCGCTCGACGTCGCGCGGGTGATGTTCTCCGCCGGAAACCTCGCGGAGCGAATCGGGGTCGCGGAGCGCGTGCCCCCGGGCGCGGTCGTCGTCGACCTGTTCGCCGGGATCGGCTACTTCTCGCTCCCGATCGCGGTCCGCGGTCGCGCCGAGGTCGTGTACGCGTGCGAACTCAATCCGGTCAGCTTTGGGTACCTACGAGAGAACATCCGCCGCAATCGGGCCGACAAGATCGTGCCGCTCTTCGGCGACTGCCGCGACGTTGCACCCCGAGGAATCGCCGACTGGGTCCTCATGGGCCACTTCGACGCCCGGGCGTATCTCGATGTCGCATTCCGGACCCTCCGCGGCCGGGGGACGATCGTCTATCATGAGCTGTGCCCGAAGGAGCAGTACCCGGACGGGTTGACCCGTCGCCTCGCGGCCGCCGCGCGGGCCCACTGGATGCGCGTGAGCGCGATCCGAACCCGCATCGTGAAATCGTACGCCCCGGGAATCGTGCATTCGACGGCGGAAGTGGATGTCACCCCACAGACTCGCACGACGGCGAGCGAAAGGCATAAGTAG
- the proS gene encoding proline--tRNA ligase codes for MKKDEEFSEWYNGLVDGAELSDKRYPIKGMNVWRPYGWSIMKLIDQAMREEFDSTGHGEVNFPVLIPETEFQKEADHVKGFEGDVFWVTRGGFNELDVRLLLRPTSETAMYPMFKLWIRSHADLPLKVYQIVPVFRYETKMTRTFMRVREIHFFEAHTAHATFEDAEQQVQEDLQINERLMRLLALPYIVSKRPDWDKFPGAHYSLGSDTLLPSGRSLQLATFHQYRDNFAKVYDVTYETEAGEHQFVHQTTDGMSERILGAVLAIHGDEKGLVLPPAAAPIQAVIVPVLEKGRQEPMLLESQRLFLELRERMRVKLDDRDVRPGEKYYYWEARGVPLRVELGPREIEKTMVTVVRRDTGEKRELPRDALGDRLRSVLELMQIAMWDRAEKMIRQNTFTITSLNEAKDGFNRMGWCGSEACGKTIADQTAMSVLGTPFYPEEFKGECIVCGKPTKQVVYVAKAY; via the coding sequence ATGAAGAAGGACGAGGAATTCAGCGAGTGGTATAACGGCCTCGTCGACGGAGCGGAGCTGAGCGACAAGCGCTACCCGATCAAAGGGATGAACGTCTGGCGCCCGTACGGCTGGTCGATCATGAAGCTCATCGATCAGGCGATGCGGGAGGAATTCGACTCGACCGGCCACGGCGAGGTGAACTTCCCTGTCCTGATCCCGGAGACCGAGTTCCAGAAGGAGGCGGACCACGTCAAGGGCTTCGAGGGCGACGTGTTCTGGGTCACGCGCGGCGGGTTCAACGAACTCGACGTCCGGCTCCTCCTCCGACCGACGTCCGAGACGGCGATGTATCCGATGTTCAAGCTCTGGATCCGCAGCCACGCGGACCTCCCCCTGAAGGTGTACCAGATCGTGCCCGTATTCCGCTACGAGACGAAGATGACGCGGACGTTCATGCGCGTCCGTGAGATCCATTTCTTCGAGGCGCACACGGCCCACGCGACGTTCGAGGACGCGGAGCAGCAAGTCCAAGAGGACCTGCAGATCAACGAGCGCCTCATGCGGCTCCTCGCGCTGCCGTACATCGTCTCGAAGCGTCCGGACTGGGACAAGTTCCCCGGGGCGCACTACAGCCTCGGGTCCGACACCCTCCTGCCTTCGGGCCGGTCGCTTCAGCTCGCGACGTTCCACCAGTACCGCGACAACTTCGCGAAGGTGTACGACGTCACGTACGAGACGGAGGCCGGCGAGCACCAGTTCGTCCATCAGACGACGGATGGGATGAGCGAGCGCATCCTCGGGGCGGTCCTCGCGATCCACGGCGACGAGAAGGGGCTCGTGCTGCCGCCCGCCGCGGCGCCGATCCAGGCGGTCATCGTGCCCGTCCTCGAGAAGGGGCGGCAGGAGCCGATGCTCCTCGAGTCGCAGCGGCTCTTCCTCGAGCTCCGGGAACGGATGCGGGTGAAGCTGGACGACCGGGACGTCCGTCCGGGCGAGAAGTACTACTACTGGGAGGCGCGCGGCGTGCCGCTGCGCGTCGAGCTGGGGCCGCGCGAAATCGAGAAGACCATGGTCACCGTCGTCCGCCGTGACACCGGAGAAAAGCGGGAGCTGCCGCGGGACGCGCTCGGCGACCGCCTGCGGTCGGTGCTCGAGCTCATGCAGATCGCGATGTGGGACCGCGCGGAGAAGATGATCCGGCAGAACACGTTCACGATCACGTCCCTCAACGAGGCGAAGGACGGCTTCAATCGGATGGGCTGGTGCGGCAGCGAGGCGTGCGGCAAGACGATCGCAGACCAGACCGCGATGAGCGTCCTCGGCACGCCGTTCTACCCCGAGGAGTTCAAAGGCGAATGCATCGTCTGCGGCAAGCCGACCAAACAGGTCGTGTACGTCGCGAAGGCGTACTGA
- a CDS encoding NUDIX domain-containing protein, which yields MPRGGHPRMAVDGVVLHDGKLVVVRRRNDPFRGMPALPGGFVELGERVEDAAVREVREET from the coding sequence ATGCCGCGGGGCGGCCATCCCCGGATGGCGGTGGACGGCGTCGTCCTCCACGATGGCAAGCTCGTCGTCGTCCGCCGTCGGAACGATCCGTTCCGTGGGATGCCCGCGCTGCCCGGCGGCTTCGTGGAACTCGGAGAAAGGGTCGAAGACGCGGCGGTGCGAGAGGTCCGTGAAGAGACCG
- the hutU gene encoding urocanate hydratase: MERIKAARGPALRCLGWRQEAILRMLENNLENAEKPDELIIYGGTGKAARNWEAFHRIVETLQSLREDETLVVQSGKPVAVFRTHRDAPRVLIANAHLVPKWSNWETFYELEKLGLTMYGQMTAGGWSYIGSQGIVQGTYETFAACARKHFGGSLKGRLVLTGGMGGMGGAQPLAIKMNEGVCLDVEADEARIRRRVANRYCDRLVHDLDEALGMALDAKASGTPLSIGLVGNCADVHPELAKRGIRPDIVTDQTSAHDPLGGYIPRGMTVGEAAELRASNPNEYLRRSRESIAIHVRAMLAFLRSGSVVFDYGNNIRGQAKEAGVDDAFAFQGFVPLFIRPLFAEGRGPFRWVAVTGNPDDIIKTDSVVLREFPKDETLARWIPLAEKYLPWEGLPARVCWLGYGERAGFGKAINRMVASGELSGPIVITRDHLDAGSVASPYRETEGMRDKSDAIADWPILNALLNTAAGADLVAVHNGGGVGIGYSTHAGALLVCDGTEDAERRIERVLTTDPGMGVVRHADAGYEDAVRFAKDHDIRMPSLE; this comes from the coding sequence ATGGAGCGGATCAAGGCGGCGCGCGGTCCCGCCTTGCGTTGCCTCGGTTGGCGGCAAGAAGCGATCCTCCGGATGCTCGAGAACAACCTCGAGAACGCGGAGAAGCCGGACGAGCTGATTATCTACGGCGGCACGGGCAAGGCCGCGCGGAACTGGGAGGCGTTCCATCGGATCGTCGAGACGCTCCAGAGTCTTCGTGAGGACGAGACGCTTGTCGTGCAGAGCGGCAAGCCCGTGGCGGTCTTCCGGACGCATCGCGATGCGCCACGCGTCCTCATCGCGAACGCACACCTCGTCCCGAAGTGGTCGAACTGGGAGACGTTCTACGAGCTCGAGAAGCTCGGCCTCACAATGTACGGGCAGATGACCGCGGGCGGCTGGTCGTACATCGGCTCGCAAGGCATCGTCCAAGGTACGTACGAGACGTTCGCGGCGTGCGCCCGAAAACACTTTGGCGGCTCCCTGAAAGGCCGTCTCGTCCTCACGGGCGGGATGGGCGGCATGGGCGGCGCGCAACCGCTCGCGATCAAGATGAACGAGGGCGTGTGCCTCGACGTCGAGGCGGACGAGGCAAGGATTCGGCGGCGGGTCGCGAACCGCTACTGCGACCGCCTCGTTCACGACCTCGACGAGGCGCTCGGGATGGCCCTCGATGCGAAGGCGAGCGGCACGCCGCTGTCAATTGGCCTCGTCGGGAACTGCGCCGACGTGCACCCGGAACTCGCGAAGCGGGGGATCCGGCCGGATATCGTGACGGACCAGACGAGCGCGCACGATCCTCTCGGCGGCTACATTCCTCGCGGCATGACCGTCGGCGAGGCAGCGGAGCTCCGCGCGTCGAATCCGAACGAGTACCTCCGTCGGTCGCGGGAATCGATCGCGATCCACGTGCGCGCGATGCTGGCGTTCCTCCGGAGCGGGAGCGTGGTGTTCGATTACGGGAACAACATCCGCGGGCAGGCGAAAGAGGCGGGCGTCGACGACGCGTTCGCGTTCCAGGGCTTCGTGCCCCTCTTCATCCGTCCGCTCTTCGCGGAAGGTCGAGGACCGTTCCGTTGGGTCGCCGTCACCGGCAATCCGGACGATATCATCAAGACCGACAGCGTCGTCTTGCGGGAGTTCCCGAAGGACGAGACGCTTGCGCGTTGGATCCCCCTCGCGGAGAAATACCTGCCGTGGGAGGGCCTCCCCGCGCGAGTCTGCTGGCTCGGGTACGGCGAGCGCGCGGGGTTCGGGAAGGCCATCAACCGGATGGTCGCGTCGGGAGAGCTGAGCGGCCCGATCGTCATCACGCGGGACCATTTGGACGCCGGCTCGGTCGCCTCCCCATACCGCGAGACGGAGGGGATGCGCGATAAGTCCGATGCGATTGCCGACTGGCCGATTTTGAACGCTCTGCTCAATACAGCCGCCGGTGCGGACCTCGTCGCCGTGCACAACGGCGGCGGCGTCGGCATCGGCTACTCGACCCACGCAGGCGCGCTCCTCGTCTGCGATGGCACGGAGGACGCCGAGCGGCGGATCGAGCGCGTCCTCACGACGGATCCGGGGATGGGCGTCGTGCGCCACGCGGACGCCGGCTACGAGGACGCGGTGCGGTTCGCGAAAGACCACGATATCCGCATGCCCTCGCTCGAGTGA
- a CDS encoding NfeD family protein, protein MPESSLIDRLFLYGARSLVLVLAVVALGIYLIAHGWLVGRFDYLASGVLIVMIGVGLAFAFQRTTTTVITQRYFSGDTLVGKTGKVVVAMKAGGKGVVHVEHESWSAVAVEDIDREDPIVVTQVDRDNVTLTVRKDRT, encoded by the coding sequence GTGCCGGAATCGAGCCTCATCGACCGGCTCTTCCTGTACGGCGCACGCTCTCTCGTCCTCGTCCTGGCCGTCGTCGCGCTCGGCATCTACCTGATCGCCCACGGCTGGCTCGTCGGCCGGTTCGATTACCTCGCGTCCGGCGTGCTCATCGTGATGATTGGCGTCGGCTTGGCGTTCGCATTTCAGCGGACGACGACGACGGTCATCACCCAGCGGTATTTCTCCGGCGACACGCTCGTCGGGAAGACGGGAAAGGTCGTCGTCGCGATGAAGGCCGGTGGGAAAGGAGTCGTCCACGTCGAACATGAATCTTGGAGCGCGGTCGCCGTGGAGGACATCGATCGCGAGGACCCGATCGTCGTCACGCAGGTCGACCGGGACAACGTGACCCTCACCGTCCGGAAAGACCGGACGTGA
- a CDS encoding NfeD family protein, producing the protein MGRPAAIGAFLLLAFLIAAIAVPAGTVSTTGKGPLAAPSGVLLVTFDIAVDAGAADYVERAAQAAIAAHEDLVIVMNTPGGLLVNMQQIVVSIQSVQDNGLAVYTYVPPVSLAASAGSYIALATNAIYMGNGSIIGPSTPYIVGGDPSQVEHVQNAMIAYISALAGKNGYNVTAAANMAANNTAYTSVEANRIRLITGLADSLPSFLSAVGLSGLPLTAYDEPLYDRILSFLSDPTVDGLFILVGVIALVLDLFHRTLFLSILAVVFIALGLLGAQVIGASIVGILILIIAAALVILEVKAGHGLFAITGITLGIAGTYLLAYNVQYSPSPYGVGQYVVLGGTGAALAVAFVYLTRIRKALMAQPKLIDPGRIVNMTGRATTDLVPGQDGVANVGAEDYTAQADRFIPKGSLIRVTGYAEGKIQVTIATPEGQAPSASNEPSAAPRSSP; encoded by the coding sequence GTGGGCCGACCTGCCGCGATCGGAGCGTTCCTCCTGCTGGCCTTCTTGATCGCCGCGATCGCCGTTCCCGCGGGGACGGTGTCGACGACCGGGAAGGGCCCGCTCGCCGCCCCGAGCGGCGTCCTCCTCGTCACGTTCGACATCGCCGTCGACGCCGGGGCCGCGGACTACGTCGAACGGGCGGCGCAAGCCGCGATCGCGGCCCACGAGGACCTCGTCATCGTCATGAACACTCCCGGCGGGCTCCTCGTGAACATGCAGCAGATCGTCGTGTCGATCCAGTCCGTCCAGGACAACGGCCTCGCCGTCTATACATACGTCCCGCCGGTCTCGCTCGCGGCGTCGGCGGGGAGCTACATCGCGCTCGCGACGAACGCGATCTACATGGGGAATGGATCGATCATTGGCCCGTCGACCCCGTACATCGTCGGCGGAGACCCCAGCCAAGTCGAGCATGTGCAGAACGCGATGATCGCGTACATCAGCGCCCTCGCGGGGAAGAACGGATACAACGTGACCGCGGCGGCGAACATGGCGGCGAACAACACTGCCTACACCTCGGTCGAGGCGAACCGGATCCGCCTCATCACGGGCCTCGCGGACAGCCTCCCCTCGTTCTTGTCGGCCGTGGGCCTGAGCGGACTCCCCCTGACGGCCTACGATGAACCGCTCTACGATCGGATCCTCAGCTTCCTCAGCGATCCGACGGTGGACGGCCTCTTCATCCTCGTCGGCGTCATCGCGCTCGTCCTCGACCTCTTCCACCGGACGCTCTTCCTGAGCATCCTCGCCGTGGTCTTCATCGCGTTGGGGTTGCTCGGCGCGCAGGTGATCGGCGCCTCGATCGTCGGGATCCTGATCCTCATCATCGCGGCCGCCCTCGTGATCCTCGAGGTGAAGGCGGGCCACGGCCTCTTCGCCATCACGGGCATCACGCTCGGCATCGCGGGCACCTACCTCCTCGCGTACAACGTGCAGTATTCCCCGTCCCCGTACGGGGTCGGTCAGTATGTCGTCCTGGGAGGCACCGGCGCCGCCCTCGCCGTCGCGTTCGTGTATCTGACGCGCATCCGGAAGGCGCTCATGGCGCAGCCGAAGCTCATCGATCCGGGCCGGATCGTGAACATGACGGGCCGCGCGACGACGGACCTCGTCCCGGGCCAGGACGGGGTGGCGAACGTCGGGGCGGAGGATTACACCGCGCAGGCCGACCGGTTCATCCCGAAAGGCTCGCTCATCCGCGTCACCGGCTACGCGGAGGGAAAGATCCAGGTGACGATCGCCACGCCCGAGGGGCAAGCGCCGTCGGCGTCGAACGAACCCTCGGCGGCGCCGCGATCGTCGCCCTAA
- a CDS encoding cyclodeaminase/cyclohydrolase family protein, translated as MGVKDQSVEEFLASVAAATPTPGGGSASALAAALSVALSRMVAGLARGKKGYEDAESELAQIESKARETQARLEALVDEDARAYDAVLTATRLPKATPPQKAARVEAMQAAYRAATEVPLETMRRCIEALELAEAAVKRGNRGATTDAGVAVLLAEAAIRGSSLNCYVNLAAIKDEAFRERVEEEADRLLKRADAIGHEAMAVVSSRL; from the coding sequence GTGGGAGTGAAAGACCAGAGCGTGGAGGAGTTCCTCGCGTCCGTCGCCGCCGCGACGCCGACGCCCGGAGGCGGGAGCGCGTCCGCCCTCGCCGCGGCCTTGTCGGTCGCTCTGAGCCGCATGGTGGCGGGCCTCGCCCGGGGCAAGAAAGGGTACGAGGACGCCGAGTCGGAGCTCGCCCAGATCGAATCGAAGGCCCGCGAGACGCAGGCGAGGCTCGAAGCGCTCGTCGACGAGGACGCGCGCGCGTACGACGCGGTCCTGACGGCGACCCGGCTGCCGAAGGCCACCCCGCCGCAGAAGGCCGCACGGGTCGAGGCCATGCAGGCGGCGTACCGGGCCGCGACGGAGGTGCCGCTCGAGACGATGCGCCGCTGCATCGAGGCGCTCGAACTCGCCGAGGCGGCCGTGAAGAGGGGGAATCGCGGCGCGACGACGGATGCCGGCGTCGCGGTCCTCCTCGCCGAAGCCGCGATCCGCGGCTCGAGCCTCAACTGCTACGTGAACCTCGCCGCGATCAAGGACGAAGCGTTCCGGGAGCGGGTCGAGGAAGAAGCGGACCGTCTGCTGAAGCGCGCCGACGCGATCGGACACGAGGCGATGGCGGTCGTGTCGTCGCGCCTCTGA
- the ftcD gene encoding glutamate formimidoyltransferase, with product MVEVVECVPNFSEGRRKDVVDAIGSAIARVGGVRILDVQMDADHNRSVITFVGDRPAVSEAAFRAASAAVEGIDMNAHRGEHPRVGALDVLPFVPIAGATMADCVALARAVGQRIADELHVPVYLYEAAATRPDRRALPDVRRGEYEGLKAEIETNPDRKPDFGPARLHPTAGACIVGARPLLIAWNVNLRTADVGIAKRIARAIRESDGGLPAVRAKGFALSERGLVQVSMNMVDYRRTSLVQAFEAIRRLADQEGVEIAESEIVGLVPLDALVDGATQYFKLARFHRAQILETRLWE from the coding sequence ATGGTCGAGGTCGTCGAGTGCGTGCCGAATTTTTCCGAAGGGCGCCGCAAGGACGTCGTCGACGCGATCGGATCCGCGATCGCCCGCGTCGGGGGAGTGCGGATCTTGGACGTTCAGATGGACGCGGACCACAACCGCTCCGTGATCACGTTCGTCGGCGACCGGCCGGCGGTGTCCGAAGCCGCGTTTCGAGCTGCATCCGCCGCGGTCGAGGGGATCGACATGAACGCCCATCGGGGGGAGCATCCTCGGGTCGGTGCCCTCGACGTCCTCCCGTTCGTCCCGATCGCGGGCGCGACGATGGCCGACTGCGTCGCCCTCGCGCGGGCCGTTGGCCAGCGGATCGCGGACGAGCTCCACGTCCCGGTCTATCTGTACGAGGCAGCCGCAACGCGGCCCGACCGCCGCGCCCTCCCGGACGTGCGGCGCGGTGAATATGAAGGCCTCAAGGCCGAGATCGAGACGAACCCCGACCGCAAGCCGGATTTCGGCCCCGCGCGGCTCCACCCGACCGCCGGCGCCTGCATCGTCGGGGCACGGCCCCTCTTGATCGCGTGGAACGTGAACCTGCGCACGGCCGACGTCGGCATCGCGAAACGCATCGCGAGGGCGATCCGGGAGAGCGACGGCGGACTCCCGGCGGTCCGCGCGAAAGGCTTCGCGCTCTCCGAGCGAGGCCTCGTCCAGGTGTCGATGAACATGGTCGACTACCGCCGGACGTCGCTCGTCCAGGCGTTCGAGGCGATCCGCCGGCTCGCGGACCAGGAGGGCGTGGAGATCGCAGAGAGTGAGATCGTCGGACTCGTCCCGCTCGATGCGCTCGTCGACGGAGCGACCCAATACTTCAAGCTCGCGCGATTCCATCGAGCCCAGATCCTGGAGACGCGGCTGTGGGAGTGA